A window from Bufo bufo chromosome 1, aBufBuf1.1, whole genome shotgun sequence encodes these proteins:
- the LOC120988588 gene encoding mucin-17-like, with protein sequence MGSALTSTIIRFLVLLSITKVTATTQTLKCENGGVSNGATCICPDFTGGSNCQNIIDIIELGRYFNVTMKVELTLNYTNTSNLTDPSSEEYKEFRKMYDEMLDSLFYGHNGTITVSVLSTDVKVRNDVTLTLQYSDTRNVLEQYEEIYKDVKAAIENNKCTSRALCIKSSSTEAILPLSEHGK encoded by the exons ATGGGCTCTGCACTTACCTCCACAATCATCAGATTCTTGGTCCTATTATCAA TAACTAAAGTGACAGCAACAACTCAAACAT TGAAGTGTGAGAATGGCGGGGTCTCGAATGGAGCTACATGTATTTGTCCTGACTTTACTGGCGGATCTAACTGTCAAAACATCATAGACATAATTGAACTAG GAAGGTATTTTAACGTCACAATGAAAGTGGAGCTGACATTGAATTACACTAACACCAGTAATCTAACTGATCCATCTTCTGAAGAGTATAAAGAATTTAGAAAAATGTATGATGAAATG CTGGATTCATTATTCTATGGACATAATGGGACTATCACAGTTTCGGTACTTAG CACTGATGTGAAGGTGAGAAATGATGTCACCTTGACCCTACAATATAGCGATACTCGTAACGTGCTGGAGCAGTATGAAGAAATCTACAAAGATGTCAAGGCAGCGATAGAGAACAACAAGTGCACATCACGTG CTCTGTGTATTAAGAGTTCCTCTACCGAAGCTATCCTTCCCCTCAGCGAACATGGCAAGTAA